In Fodinicola acaciae, the following proteins share a genomic window:
- a CDS encoding LacI family DNA-binding transcriptional regulator, with translation MRASLKDVAARAGVSTMTVSNVLNNKASVAPATRERVQAAVAELGYRPSLSARNLARGRSGVVALALPEISIPYFAELAGHMMVEAEKRDWTLAVEQTNYDREREMALLSGGRGHLIDGVLMFPSAVSAEDIPEGGSALPTVLFGNPAGEPVVDHVVIDNAAAGQQATAHLLESGRRRVALIGPSYEPRSRRQSPRVAGYRRALKAAGIAVERDYTEQGGLYSREDGEHAMERLLALKTPPDAVVCLSDLLAMGAMRAIQRSGRRVGDEVAVVGFDDIEDSAYLTPSLTTMRPDKAQLAELAIDALDKRLSDDTATPQVWRARCELVVRDSA, from the coding sequence ATGCGTGCCAGCCTGAAAGACGTGGCGGCCCGGGCCGGGGTGTCCACGATGACCGTCTCCAACGTGCTCAACAACAAGGCGTCGGTGGCGCCGGCGACCAGAGAGCGGGTGCAGGCCGCGGTGGCTGAGCTCGGCTATCGGCCGAGCCTGTCCGCGCGCAACCTGGCGCGCGGCCGGTCCGGCGTGGTCGCGCTGGCGCTGCCGGAGATCAGCATCCCGTACTTCGCCGAGCTGGCGGGGCACATGATGGTGGAGGCGGAGAAGCGCGACTGGACGCTGGCCGTCGAGCAGACCAACTACGACCGCGAGCGCGAGATGGCGTTGCTGTCCGGTGGTCGCGGACACCTGATCGACGGCGTGCTGATGTTTCCGTCCGCGGTGTCGGCGGAGGACATCCCGGAAGGCGGGTCCGCGCTGCCGACCGTGCTGTTCGGCAACCCGGCCGGTGAGCCGGTCGTCGACCACGTGGTGATCGACAACGCCGCCGCCGGCCAGCAGGCGACCGCACACCTGCTGGAGTCGGGCCGGCGGCGGGTCGCGCTGATCGGTCCGTCGTACGAGCCGCGCAGCCGCCGCCAGTCGCCACGGGTCGCCGGCTATCGGCGCGCGTTGAAGGCCGCCGGCATCGCGGTCGAACGTGACTACACCGAGCAGGGTGGCCTCTACAGTCGCGAGGACGGCGAGCACGCGATGGAGCGGCTGCTCGCGCTGAAGACGCCGCCGGACGCCGTGGTGTGCCTCAGCGACCTGCTCGCGATGGGTGCGATGCGCGCGATCCAGCGCAGCGGCCGGCGGGTCGGGGACGAGGTGGCCGTCGTCGGCTTCGACGACATCGAGGACTCCGCATACCTGACGCCGAGCCTGACCACCATGCGACCGGACAAGGCGCAGCTCGCCGAGCTGGCCATCGACGCGCTGGACAAGCGGCTGAGCGACGACACCGCGACCCCGCAGGTCTGGCGCGCCCGCTGCGAACTGGTCGTACGCGACAGCGCCTAA
- a CDS encoding alpha/beta fold hydrolase: MGLARTVEVGPVKLAFREWGDPAAAPVVLLHALGDTAADWETVATRLADSFHVFAIDLRGHGGSDRATHYSIDGMRDDVCGFLDALGLAGAHLVGHSLGGMVGYLVAAKRPDLVGRLVLEEAPAPVPVDPPRGEPARPAGPLEVDWAAVVALYAQRDQPDPCWLDALDRVSAPTLLVCGGTASTLPQEQFLLIAERIADSLLVTIPSGHDVHATRPDDFAAAVLEFLELSAPPVIDY; this comes from the coding sequence ATGGGTTTAGCGCGGACGGTGGAGGTCGGACCGGTCAAACTCGCGTTCCGGGAATGGGGTGACCCGGCGGCCGCGCCGGTGGTCTTGCTGCACGCGCTCGGCGACACCGCCGCCGACTGGGAGACGGTGGCGACGCGGCTCGCCGACTCCTTCCACGTCTTCGCGATCGACCTTCGCGGCCACGGCGGCAGCGACCGGGCCACGCACTATTCGATCGACGGCATGCGCGATGACGTCTGTGGATTCCTGGACGCGCTCGGCCTCGCCGGCGCACACCTGGTCGGACATTCGCTCGGCGGCATGGTCGGCTATCTGGTCGCCGCCAAGCGTCCGGATCTGGTCGGCCGGCTGGTGCTGGAGGAGGCGCCGGCGCCGGTGCCGGTCGACCCGCCGCGCGGCGAGCCCGCACGTCCGGCCGGTCCGCTGGAGGTCGACTGGGCCGCGGTGGTGGCGCTGTACGCGCAGCGCGACCAGCCGGATCCGTGCTGGCTGGACGCGCTGGACCGGGTCAGCGCGCCGACGCTGCTGGTCTGCGGCGGCACCGCGAGCACCCTGCCACAGGAGCAGTTCCTGCTGATCGCCGAGCGCATCGCCGACAGCCTGCTGGTCACCATCCCGTCCGGACACGACGTACACGCGACGCGGCCGGACGACTTCGCCGCCGCCGTCCTGGAGTTTCTCGAGTTGAGCGCTCCACCGGTAATCGATTACTGA
- a CDS encoding GH92 family glycosyl hydrolase, with product MRRLVAGFVTAALFVPLALFSTPTVAQAAPGEFQSSFESTDPPITWTNTVETDRAGRPRAANVNSAFSTGIPGNISDKIAKITASAENTGGGEVKENLADGDVHSKWLAFAPTGWVQYELSEPMAIVKYGIASANDEPTRDPKDWKVEGSTDGSAWTTVDSRSGESFSSRFQMKQYDVANTTAYKFYRLTITANAGADILQASEWQLAIDPKNDPPLPNMQTSLSTGPASAPAAKANVGFTGLHSLRYAGTQTAAGRGFSYNKIFDVSVPVNRDTSLSYLLFPELTGDDLRYSSTFVAVDLAFSDGSYLSSLGAVDQHGVRLDPVSQGSSKAIYANQWNNISADIGKVAAGKRIVRILLGYDSPNGAAMFRGWVDDITISGHPARKCYQRPSDYVVTTRGTQASGNFSRGNNFPATAVPHGFNFWTPVTNAGSTSWLYEYNRANDAQNLPELQAFSLSHEPSPWMGDRQTFQVMPSVATDTGRTARALPFRHADEVASPDYYGVKFTNGVRTELTPTDHAAVFRFSFPGTAANLIFDNVNNGGGLTFDPAARTLTGYSDVKSGLSIGAGRIFVYATFDKAVTGSGKAAGSNVAGYLSFGSASTVTMRIATSLISVAQARKNLDLEVGSASFERVRAAAKALWDAKLSVIEVSGASTDQLTTLYSNLYRLFLYPNSGFENTGTAAKPVYRYASPTAPRTGADTPTETGSAVRDGKVYVNNGFWDTYRTTWPAYSLLTPKDAGEMIGGFLQLYADGGWVPRWSSPGYANLMTGTSSDVAFADAYLKGVDNFDVKAAYDAALRNATVTPPNESVGRKGLASSIFLGYTPTSTGEGMSWAMEGYVNDFGIANLSKALYDRSSASDPRRSEYLSNYRYFRNRAQNYVHMFDKSVGFFQGRKADGTWNKAPEAYDPRDWGGDYTETNGWGMAFTVPQDGQGLANLYGGRAGLGRKLDQFFSTPETATHPGSYGGVIHEMTEARDVRMGQYGHSNQPSHHIIYMYDYAGQPSKTQALVREALSRLYIGSEIGQGYPGDEDNGEMSAWQIFGSLGFYPLQMGSPSYAIGSPLYKRAVIHLQNGRQLVVDAPNNSARNVYVQGLRVNGKPWDRTYLPADLLSRGGTLDFVMGPTPSRWGTSPSAAPPSITTGDAVPTPWSDKLTSITSDDGTDVSSLVDNTTATRATFASATPTLTFGSGKAAAYTLTSGAVPGDPKSWVLEGSSDGTHWTAVDTQTNQTFAWRLQTRAFALAHPADYSSYRLRITESTGSTGTLSLAEVELLS from the coding sequence ACAAACACGGTCGAAACCGATCGAGCCGGACGTCCGCGTGCGGCCAACGTCAACTCCGCGTTCTCGACCGGCATTCCCGGCAACATCTCCGACAAGATCGCCAAGATCACCGCCAGCGCGGAGAACACCGGCGGCGGTGAGGTGAAGGAAAACCTCGCCGACGGTGACGTACACAGCAAATGGCTGGCCTTCGCGCCGACCGGCTGGGTTCAGTACGAGCTGTCCGAGCCGATGGCGATCGTCAAATACGGCATCGCGTCGGCCAACGACGAGCCGACCCGCGATCCGAAGGACTGGAAGGTCGAGGGATCCACCGACGGCTCCGCATGGACCACTGTGGACAGTCGCAGCGGCGAGAGTTTTTCCAGCAGGTTCCAGATGAAGCAGTACGATGTCGCCAACACGACGGCGTACAAGTTCTATCGGCTGACCATCACGGCCAACGCCGGCGCCGACATCCTGCAAGCCTCGGAATGGCAGCTCGCGATCGACCCGAAAAACGATCCGCCGCTGCCCAACATGCAGACCTCGCTGTCCACCGGACCGGCGAGCGCGCCGGCCGCCAAGGCCAACGTCGGCTTCACCGGCCTGCACTCGTTGCGCTACGCCGGCACGCAAACCGCGGCCGGACGCGGCTTCTCGTACAACAAGATCTTCGACGTGTCCGTGCCGGTCAACCGCGACACGTCGCTGTCCTACCTGCTGTTTCCGGAGCTGACCGGCGACGATCTGCGCTATTCCAGCACTTTCGTGGCGGTCGACCTGGCCTTCAGCGACGGCAGCTACCTGAGCTCGCTCGGCGCCGTCGACCAGCACGGTGTCCGGCTCGACCCGGTGTCGCAGGGCAGCTCGAAGGCGATCTATGCCAACCAGTGGAACAACATCTCGGCGGACATCGGAAAAGTGGCCGCCGGCAAGCGGATCGTCCGCATCCTGCTCGGATACGACAGTCCCAACGGCGCGGCGATGTTCCGCGGCTGGGTCGACGACATCACGATTTCCGGTCATCCGGCGCGAAAGTGCTACCAGCGGCCGTCCGACTACGTGGTGACGACCCGCGGCACGCAGGCCAGCGGCAATTTCTCGCGTGGCAACAACTTCCCGGCGACCGCGGTGCCGCACGGCTTCAACTTCTGGACTCCGGTGACCAACGCCGGCTCGACCAGTTGGCTGTACGAGTACAACCGCGCCAACGACGCGCAGAACCTGCCTGAGCTGCAGGCCTTCAGCCTCAGCCACGAGCCGAGCCCGTGGATGGGCGACCGGCAGACGTTCCAGGTCATGCCGTCGGTGGCGACCGACACGGGTCGTACGGCCCGCGCGCTGCCCTTCCGGCACGCCGACGAGGTCGCCTCGCCGGACTACTACGGCGTGAAGTTCACCAATGGCGTACGCACCGAGCTGACGCCGACCGACCACGCGGCAGTTTTCCGGTTCAGTTTTCCTGGCACAGCCGCCAACCTGATTTTCGACAACGTCAACAACGGCGGCGGCCTGACCTTCGACCCGGCGGCACGTACGCTCACCGGCTATTCCGACGTGAAGAGCGGACTTTCCATCGGTGCCGGGCGAATCTTCGTCTATGCCACCTTCGACAAGGCGGTGACCGGCAGCGGCAAGGCGGCCGGCTCCAACGTCGCCGGCTATCTGTCCTTCGGGTCGGCGAGCACGGTGACCATGCGGATCGCCACCTCGCTGATCAGCGTGGCGCAGGCAAGGAAAAACCTGGACCTGGAGGTCGGCTCGGCGAGCTTCGAGCGGGTACGCGCGGCCGCGAAAGCCCTGTGGGACGCCAAACTTTCCGTTATCGAGGTGTCCGGCGCGAGCACCGACCAGCTCACCACGCTGTATTCCAACCTCTACCGGCTCTTCCTCTATCCCAACTCCGGCTTCGAAAACACCGGCACGGCGGCCAAACCCGTCTATCGCTATGCCAGTCCGACCGCACCGCGTACCGGCGCCGACACACCGACCGAGACCGGATCGGCCGTACGCGACGGAAAAGTCTATGTCAACAACGGTTTCTGGGACACCTACCGGACGACCTGGCCGGCGTACTCGTTGCTGACGCCAAAAGACGCCGGCGAGATGATCGGTGGATTCCTGCAGCTCTACGCCGACGGCGGCTGGGTGCCGCGGTGGTCGTCTCCCGGCTATGCCAACCTGATGACCGGCACCAGCTCCGATGTCGCCTTCGCCGACGCGTATCTCAAGGGTGTCGACAACTTCGACGTGAAGGCCGCGTACGACGCGGCGCTGCGCAACGCGACCGTCACGCCGCCGAACGAGAGCGTCGGCCGTAAAGGCCTGGCCAGCTCCATTTTCCTCGGCTACACACCGACCAGCACCGGCGAAGGCATGTCGTGGGCCATGGAGGGCTATGTCAACGACTTCGGCATCGCCAACCTCTCGAAGGCGTTGTACGACCGCAGTTCGGCGAGCGATCCGCGGCGCTCGGAATACCTGTCCAACTATCGGTATTTCCGCAACCGGGCGCAGAACTACGTGCACATGTTCGACAAGAGCGTCGGCTTTTTCCAGGGACGCAAGGCCGACGGCACGTGGAACAAGGCGCCGGAGGCGTACGACCCGAGGGACTGGGGTGGCGACTACACCGAGACCAACGGCTGGGGAATGGCCTTCACCGTGCCGCAGGATGGCCAGGGCCTGGCCAACCTCTACGGCGGCCGCGCCGGGCTCGGCAGGAAACTCGACCAGTTTTTCTCGACGCCGGAAACCGCGACCCATCCCGGCTCGTACGGCGGCGTCATCCACGAGATGACCGAGGCACGCGACGTGCGGATGGGCCAGTATGGCCACAGCAACCAGCCGTCGCACCACATCATCTACATGTACGACTACGCCGGCCAGCCGTCGAAGACGCAGGCGCTGGTCCGCGAGGCACTTTCGCGGCTGTACATCGGAAGCGAGATCGGCCAGGGTTATCCCGGCGACGAGGACAACGGCGAGATGTCGGCCTGGCAGATCTTCGGCTCGCTCGGCTTCTATCCGCTGCAGATGGGAAGTCCGTCGTACGCGATCGGCTCGCCGCTCTACAAGCGCGCGGTCATCCACCTGCAAAACGGCCGTCAGCTGGTCGTCGACGCGCCGAACAACAGCGCGCGCAATGTTTACGTACAAGGCCTGCGGGTCAACGGAAAGCCGTGGGACAGGACGTATCTGCCGGCGGATCTGCTGTCCCGCGGAGGCACGCTGGACTTCGTCATGGGTCCGACGCCGTCGCGCTGGGGCACCTCCCCGTCGGCCGCGCCGCCGTCGATCACCACCGGCGACGCGGTGCCGACGCCGTGGTCCGACAAGCTGACGAGCATCACCTCGGACGACGGCACGGACGTGAGCTCGCTGGTCGACAACACGACCGCGACACGTGCGACTTTCGCCTCCGCGACACCGACGTTGACGTTCGGCTCCGGCAAGGCGGCGGCGTACACGCTGACGTCCGGTGCGGTGCCGGGCGATCCGAAGTCGTGGGTCCTGGAGGGATCGTCAGATGGCACGCATTGGACGGCCGTCGACACCCAGACGAACCAGACCTTCGCCTGGCGGTTGCAGACGCGCGCCTTCGCGTTGGCGCATCCGGCGGACTACTCGTCGTACCGGCTGCGGATCACTGAGTCAACAGGGTCCACCGGCACCCTGTCATTGGCCGAGGTCGAACTGCTCAGCTGA
- a CDS encoding DUF6412 domain-containing protein, with translation MRTLTTLFSVLLLAQLAGGSSAWIAGAVLATVLAAAVAYQWARRVPPAAPAARGVAIRELFRRPSVVRLRDPGTAGRRRPRAPAPRVSAA, from the coding sequence ATGCGGACGTTGACGACATTGTTCTCGGTGTTGCTTCTGGCCCAGCTCGCCGGCGGGTCGTCGGCCTGGATCGCCGGTGCGGTGCTGGCGACCGTGCTGGCCGCGGCCGTCGCATACCAGTGGGCCCGGCGGGTGCCGCCGGCGGCTCCGGCCGCACGCGGCGTCGCGATCCGCGAGCTGTTCCGCCGGCCGTCGGTCGTACGGCTGCGTGACCCCGGCACCGCTGGCCGTCGCCGTCCCCGAGCACCGGCGCCGCGCGTTTCGGCTGCCTGA